Proteins encoded in a region of the Vicia villosa cultivar HV-30 ecotype Madison, WI linkage group LG5, Vvil1.0, whole genome shotgun sequence genome:
- the LOC131605858 gene encoding uncharacterized protein LOC131605858, with protein MRRTLGAKLKFEFLDGTIPMSVDSFDPLHRAWNRCNMLIHSWIMNSVDPSIAQSIVFMENAADVWLDLKERFSQGDLVRISELQQEIYSLKQDSRTVTEFFSELKILWEELEIYMPIPTCTCRSKCVCEAMRTARRNHQLLHSMRFITGLNDNFGVVKSQILLRDPLPSINKIFSMILQHERQLIPTFSEDSKALINTSESKKLYQKSGKSFTKSKPRVCTYCNKSGHTVDTCYKKHGLPPHLQRSNSSGTASEGSAFTTSDAAPVKGPSPSLTHEQYEKLIHLIQGSSLNQQLGNVASNQVRSIHSSGLTPVDSSGIYSVHSISCFHSSCHNTTLGSWIIDSGDSHHICSSLQWFHSYSEITPILVKLPNGQHTVTKFMGTVTFSPGFTILNVLYVPDFSVNLISVSELCHNLIGSAERLDGLYYLLLTNKKITPSINANQIPQSALWHFRLGHLSHPRLLNLKEQFPFIVSDQKAICDVCHFAKHRKSSFPHSTNKALKPYDLIHFDIWVPFPLPLLAIIVIF; from the coding sequence ATGCGTCGTACTCTTGGCGCCAAGCTCAAATTCGAGTTCCTCGACGGCACCATTCCGATGTCGGTCGACTCTTTCGACCCTCTCCACCGCGCTTGGAATCGCTGCAATATGCTCATTCATTCATGGATTATGAACTCGGTGGATCCTTCCATCGCTCAATCCATCGTATTCATGGAGAACGCCGCTGATGTTTGGCTCGATCTGAAGGAGCGCTTCTCACAAGGGGATCTGGTCCGAATCTCAGAACTTCAACAAGAAATCTACTCTCTCAAGCAAGACTCACGCACGGTAACAGAATTCTTCTCTGAGCTTAAAATTCTATGGGAAGAACTTGAGATTTATATGCCTATTCCTACCTGTACCTGTCGTTCCAAATGTGTGTGTGAAGCTATGCGCACTGCTCGCCGGAATCATCAATTGCTTCATTCCATGCGTTTCATTACCGGCCTCAACGATAACTTTGGAGTCGTGAAATCTCAGATTCTCCTCCGTGATCCTCTACCATCCATTAACAAGATTTTCTCCATGATCCTTCAACATGAGCGACAACTTATACCTACTTTCTCTGAGGATTCCAAAGCTCTCATCAACACTTCTGAGTCTAAGAAGCTTTATCAGAAATCTGGAAAATCTTTCACCAAGTCCAAACCTCGTGTTTGTACCTACTGCAACAAATCTGGCCACACTGTTGATACCTGCTACAAGAAACATGGTTTACCCCCTCATTTGCAGCGATCAAATTCTTCAGGCACTGCTAGTGAAGGGAGTGCGTTCACAACTTCTGATGCAGCTCCAGTCAAAGGTCCTTCTCCTTCATTGACTCACGAGCAATATGAGAAGCTTATCCATCTAATTCAAGGTTCTAGCCTCAATCAGCAACTTGGAAATGTTGCTTCTAATCAGGTGCGCTCAATCCACTCTTCTGGTCTTACACCAGTTGATTCTTCAGGTATTTACTCTGTCCATTCTATTTCTTGTTTCCATTCTTCGTGTCATAACACAACTCTTGGCTCTTGGATCATCGATTCAGGGGACAGTCACCATATATGCTCTTCACTACAATGGTTTCACTCTTATAGTGAAATCACTCCAATACTCGTCAAGCTACCTAATGGTCAGCACACTGTCACAAAATTCATGGGCACTGTCACCTTTTCACCTGGATTCACGATTTTGAATGTTCTATATGTGCCTGATTTTAGTGTAAATCTGATTTCTGTTTCTGAATTGTGCCATAATTTGATTGGTTCAGCTGAAAGACTTGATGGTTTATACTATCTTCTCCTGACAAATAAGAAGATCACCCCAAGCATAAATGCCAATCAAATACCTCAAAGTGCTTTGTGGCACTTTAGACTAGGACACCTATCTCATCCTAGATTGTTAAATTTAAAAGAACAATTTCCCTTTATTGTTAGTGATCAAAAGGCAATTTGTGATGTTTGTCATTTTGCCAAGCATAGAAAGTCCTCTTTCCCTCATAGCACAAATAAAGCTTTAAAGCCATATGATCTTATACACTTTGATATTTGGGTCCCATTTCCACTACCTCTATTGGCAATCATCGTTATTTTTTAA